The proteins below are encoded in one region of Paenarthrobacter ilicis:
- a CDS encoding AAA family ATPase, which translates to MTMTNEQAAWFAETFDKLVANVGQAVLGKEHVIRLTFTAMLAEGHVLFEDAPGTGKTSLARALAATVQGSHNRIQFTPDLLPSDVTGVTIYDQKTQKFEFHKGPVFSNIVLADEINRASPKTQSALLEVMEESRVTVDGTTYDAGRPFMVLATQNPIEQAGTYRLPEAQLDRFLIKTSIGYPDHASTVRLLGGANLKDRSKDLTAIITTQAVADMADLAATTHVDTAVLEYISRLCEETRNASETRLGVSVRGALAMVRAAKVWAAGQGRNFVLPDDIKELAPVVWTHRLVMDPEAEFSGATPEVVLSRVLGDVAAPQQRANA; encoded by the coding sequence ATGACCATGACAAACGAGCAAGCCGCGTGGTTTGCAGAAACGTTCGACAAGCTCGTTGCCAACGTGGGCCAGGCCGTGCTGGGCAAGGAACACGTCATCCGCTTGACGTTCACAGCGATGCTGGCCGAAGGCCACGTCCTGTTTGAAGATGCTCCGGGAACCGGCAAGACGTCCCTGGCCCGCGCGTTGGCGGCCACCGTGCAGGGCTCGCACAACCGCATCCAGTTCACCCCCGACCTTCTGCCGTCCGACGTCACGGGTGTAACCATCTATGACCAGAAGACCCAGAAGTTCGAATTCCACAAGGGCCCGGTCTTCAGCAACATCGTCTTGGCCGATGAAATCAACCGTGCCTCGCCGAAGACGCAGTCCGCGTTGCTGGAGGTCATGGAAGAGTCACGCGTCACGGTGGACGGCACAACATACGACGCCGGCCGTCCGTTCATGGTGTTGGCCACCCAGAACCCCATTGAGCAGGCAGGTACCTACCGGCTTCCCGAGGCCCAGCTGGACCGCTTCCTGATCAAGACCTCCATCGGCTACCCGGACCACGCGTCCACCGTCCGCCTCCTGGGTGGCGCCAACTTGAAGGACCGTTCCAAGGACCTCACCGCCATCATCACCACGCAGGCTGTTGCAGACATGGCGGACCTCGCGGCCACCACGCACGTGGACACAGCAGTGCTGGAATACATCTCCCGGTTGTGCGAAGAGACCCGCAATGCCTCGGAAACCCGCCTGGGTGTGTCTGTTCGTGGCGCCTTGGCCATGGTCCGCGCCGCCAAGGTCTGGGCTGCCGGCCAGGGCAGGAACTTCGTGCTTCCCGACGACATCAAGGAACTCGCTCCTGTGGTGTGGACCCACCGCTTGGTCATGGATCCTGAGGCAGAGTTCTCCGGAGCCACGCCTGAGGTTGTCCTCAGCCGCGTACTGGGTGATGTCGCAGCTCCCCAGCAGCGCGCCAACGCCTGA
- a CDS encoding DUF58 domain-containing protein yields MSSSTPLNRAAESLKRATSAVAGKVRSVRGPSGQPRNRPGRPGKAGGGSKLHPAAVWSEAMGTAGEALGPAWRKATSLWLAYVWPVLSVVSLLGWVVLAASVALWWAGQAWGWQEAKSAALVAFLLFVLAIVFIVGRSAYGVVLDLARTRVAVGDDAVGSIAVSNVSARPLLPASLELPVGANTAVFHLPRMKPAQVHEDLFTIPTARRAVIVVGPVRSVRADPLHLLRRRVLWTEPVDLFVHPRTVVLGSSAAGFIRDLEGMPTTELSSADVSFHALRDYVPGDDRRHIHWKTTARTNKLMVRQFEETRRAHLAIALSINTDEYDSEAEFEMAISVAASIGRQAISEQRDLDVLTQKGPLRCETGRNLLDDTTRIVGAPMRRTAVDLARNLADAVPNASVVFFVVGSHVTATELRTCAASVPPGVRSLAVRVQPGAAPARANIADLTVLTVGDLDDLAIVLRKASA; encoded by the coding sequence ATGTCCTCCAGCACACCCCTGAACAGGGCTGCTGAATCGCTCAAGCGCGCAACGTCCGCTGTGGCCGGTAAGGTCCGCTCGGTGCGCGGTCCGTCCGGCCAGCCACGGAACCGCCCGGGCCGTCCAGGAAAAGCCGGGGGCGGCAGCAAGCTGCATCCGGCAGCCGTATGGTCCGAAGCCATGGGAACAGCCGGGGAAGCACTGGGTCCTGCCTGGCGTAAAGCCACGTCCCTATGGCTCGCGTACGTGTGGCCCGTGCTGTCCGTGGTCAGTTTGCTGGGCTGGGTTGTCCTGGCTGCTTCTGTTGCGCTCTGGTGGGCAGGACAGGCCTGGGGCTGGCAGGAGGCAAAGTCCGCTGCGCTGGTGGCCTTCCTGTTGTTCGTCCTGGCCATCGTGTTCATTGTGGGCCGCTCGGCATACGGCGTGGTCCTCGACCTGGCCAGAACCCGCGTTGCGGTGGGGGATGATGCCGTAGGAAGCATCGCGGTATCCAACGTCTCGGCCCGGCCGCTCTTGCCGGCCTCGCTTGAACTGCCGGTCGGCGCCAACACTGCCGTTTTCCACCTGCCGCGCATGAAACCGGCCCAGGTTCATGAGGATCTCTTCACAATTCCCACGGCCCGGCGTGCGGTGATCGTGGTGGGGCCGGTACGTTCGGTCCGCGCCGACCCCCTGCACCTGCTGCGCCGGAGGGTGCTGTGGACAGAGCCTGTGGACCTCTTTGTCCACCCGCGGACCGTGGTGCTTGGCAGCTCGGCTGCAGGGTTCATCCGCGACCTCGAGGGCATGCCTACCACCGAACTTTCCAGCGCCGACGTTTCGTTCCACGCCCTGCGCGATTACGTGCCCGGCGACGACCGCCGCCACATCCACTGGAAGACGACGGCCCGCACCAACAAGCTCATGGTCCGCCAGTTCGAAGAAACCCGACGTGCCCACCTTGCCATCGCCCTGTCCATCAACACCGACGAATACGATTCCGAGGCTGAGTTTGAGATGGCAATTTCCGTGGCCGCTTCCATCGGCCGCCAAGCGATCAGTGAGCAACGGGATCTGGATGTCTTGACCCAAAAGGGTCCACTTCGCTGTGAAACCGGCCGCAACCTGCTGGACGATACCACCAGGATTGTCGGCGCACCCATGCGGCGCACCGCCGTCGACCTCGCCCGGAACCTGGCGGACGCCGTCCCCAACGCGTCCGTGGTGTTCTTTGTGGTGGGAAGCCACGTCACCGCCACCGAGCTGCGGACCTGCGCGGCCTCCGTTCCCCCTGGTGTACGCAGCCTGGCAGTCCGTGTCCAGCCTGGCGCTGCCCCGGCCCGTGCCAACATCGCGGACCTGACGGTGCTGACCGTCGGCGATCTGGATGACCTGGCCATTGTTCTTAGAAAGGCGTCCGCATGA
- a CDS encoding transglutaminase-like domain-containing protein encodes MSSEPNLRVRPRATKAAKRAASPGGKGSGRNGSVGRSRTAAGESMFADGRPLWHFAVDCGALTALLFLGILGFSLSFGGDAHYLLAGLGGVILGLGISILNAHLRLGMLITTAMAFGAYMLFGSALAVPDSAVLGFLPSLDSLRTLLLGIVFAWKDMLTVGVPVGTANGTLIVPFLSSLLMALAAGLLTWRLKSPYWPLLPVLVLFVTGIAFSTSAGFLNVERGVSLTIIAIVWATLRRDVLRQRSTKTVSANRPDADTSAARRGQLRRLGTAAAVIAVAVGLTAVVSPLVTASDDRKVLRNTIVPPFDPRDYVTPLASFRNFVKDEKDKTLFTVKGLPKDARVRLAALDAFNGMNYTMDPNSSGNFSKVGDAKSLNTLADSGSPVKDTNYTLGITIEDYQGYFVPGGRHTTGMSFADNSGAASGLYFNSGTDTAVTTNGLVKGDSYTVQVSDPGTLEHGQLTQYDFAKMTLPDAQEVPPIVASQANEISADAPTAIDRVRQIEAHFQKSGAFSNGLVADGQLPSLPGHSAARVRNMLSAKQMLGDDEQYAVSMSLMLRHLGIPSRVVMGFYPDPKSPENGAGDLKITGKDVHAWVEVAFDRVGWVSFDPTPPKDNVPIPPDPENKSKPKPQVLQPPPPPQEPADLPPDSTPDALDADEKKNNPWLFWGPLLAAIGVALIPLGILAIPLLLILLLKARRRKARFRDGHPAQRVGGGWNEVMSLATDMGASIDTKSTRRESATVIAEAFPTAGTTTTKLAHRADAAVFGAGQPSEDEVKEYWKIVDSSLTDITGSVGFWKRQQARFSPRSLLSDGRAALLRRRQSPSNGAQPRLPLIGKKKDASDEQ; translated from the coding sequence ATGAGCTCCGAGCCCAATCTCCGCGTGCGGCCCCGCGCAACCAAAGCGGCAAAGCGGGCTGCATCGCCCGGCGGAAAAGGTTCCGGCCGGAACGGGTCCGTGGGCCGTTCCCGCACTGCCGCCGGCGAATCGATGTTCGCAGATGGCCGCCCGCTGTGGCACTTCGCCGTTGACTGCGGTGCCCTGACAGCGCTCCTGTTCCTGGGCATCCTCGGCTTCAGCCTGAGCTTCGGTGGGGATGCCCACTATTTGCTGGCCGGGCTGGGTGGCGTGATCCTGGGCCTGGGCATCTCGATCCTCAATGCCCACCTGCGGCTGGGCATGCTGATTACAACGGCCATGGCCTTCGGTGCGTACATGCTGTTCGGATCGGCCTTGGCTGTCCCGGACTCTGCGGTGCTGGGATTCCTGCCCAGCCTGGACTCCCTGCGGACCCTGCTGCTGGGTATCGTGTTCGCCTGGAAGGACATGCTGACCGTTGGAGTCCCTGTGGGCACTGCCAACGGCACGCTCATTGTGCCGTTCCTCAGTTCCCTCCTGATGGCGCTGGCCGCTGGCCTGTTGACATGGCGCTTGAAGAGCCCCTATTGGCCGCTCCTGCCCGTCCTGGTGTTGTTCGTTACCGGCATCGCCTTCAGTACCAGTGCCGGGTTCCTCAACGTGGAGCGGGGCGTCTCGCTCACCATCATCGCGATCGTGTGGGCCACCCTCCGCCGTGACGTGCTCCGCCAGCGCAGTACCAAGACCGTCTCGGCCAACCGTCCGGATGCCGATACCAGTGCAGCACGCCGCGGTCAGCTTCGACGCCTGGGAACCGCGGCGGCCGTGATCGCCGTCGCCGTGGGGCTCACCGCCGTCGTATCTCCCCTGGTGACCGCCAGCGATGACCGAAAGGTCCTGCGCAACACGATCGTTCCGCCGTTCGACCCGCGCGACTACGTCACGCCGTTGGCAAGCTTCCGGAACTTCGTGAAGGACGAGAAGGACAAGACGCTCTTCACGGTCAAGGGATTGCCGAAGGACGCCCGGGTGCGCTTGGCCGCCCTGGATGCCTTCAACGGCATGAACTACACCATGGACCCCAACAGCTCAGGCAACTTCAGCAAGGTGGGCGACGCGAAGTCTCTGAACACCTTGGCCGACTCCGGGAGCCCGGTGAAGGACACCAATTACACGCTGGGCATCACCATTGAGGACTACCAGGGCTACTTCGTTCCCGGTGGCCGGCACACCACCGGAATGAGCTTCGCGGACAACTCAGGTGCTGCCTCGGGCCTCTATTTCAACTCCGGCACGGATACCGCAGTCACCACCAACGGCTTGGTCAAGGGAGACAGCTACACCGTCCAGGTTTCGGACCCCGGAACCTTGGAGCACGGGCAGTTGACCCAGTACGACTTCGCCAAGATGACGTTGCCTGACGCCCAGGAAGTACCGCCGATTGTGGCATCGCAGGCCAACGAGATCTCAGCGGACGCCCCCACCGCCATTGACCGTGTCCGGCAAATTGAAGCGCATTTCCAAAAGAGCGGCGCCTTCAGCAACGGCCTGGTGGCTGACGGACAACTTCCCAGCCTCCCCGGTCACAGCGCGGCGCGCGTCAGGAACATGCTCTCAGCCAAGCAGATGCTGGGCGACGACGAACAGTATGCAGTGTCCATGTCCCTCATGCTGCGCCATTTGGGCATTCCCTCCCGGGTGGTCATGGGCTTCTACCCTGATCCCAAGAGCCCCGAGAACGGTGCCGGAGACCTCAAGATCACCGGCAAGGACGTGCATGCGTGGGTGGAGGTTGCCTTCGACCGCGTTGGCTGGGTGTCGTTCGATCCCACCCCGCCCAAGGACAACGTTCCCATCCCGCCGGACCCGGAGAACAAGTCCAAACCCAAGCCGCAGGTGCTGCAGCCGCCGCCCCCGCCACAGGAGCCCGCGGACTTGCCGCCGGACTCCACTCCCGATGCGCTGGATGCGGACGAGAAGAAGAACAACCCCTGGTTGTTCTGGGGACCGCTGCTGGCCGCCATCGGTGTTGCCCTGATTCCCTTGGGAATTCTGGCCATCCCGTTGCTGCTTATCCTCCTTTTGAAGGCACGACGCCGGAAGGCACGTTTCCGTGACGGCCACCCCGCCCAGCGGGTTGGCGGTGGATGGAACGAGGTAATGAGTTTGGCTACCGACATGGGAGCTTCGATCGACACGAAGTCCACCCGCCGGGAATCCGCCACTGTCATCGCCGAAGCGTTCCCCACTGCGGGAACCACCACCACCAAGCTGGCACACCGGGCAGATGCCGCGGTATTCGGGGCAGGCCAACCCAGCGAGGACGAGGTCAAGGAGTACTGGAAGATCGTGGATTCGTCGTTGACGGACATCACCGGCAGCGTGGGGTTCTGGAAACGCCAACAGGCAAGGTTCTCGCCACGGTCCCTGCTCTCTGACGGGCGGGCCGCACTCCTCCGCCGCCGGCAGTCTCCTTCCAACGGAGCCCAGCCGCGACTTCCGCTGATCGGCAAGAAGAAGGATGCATCCGATGAGCAGTGA
- a CDS encoding RDD family protein, with product MSSDAELCPACKHPVRPGATFCTQCGSPLNNRGARREGNINHAQKAALETANRQGTPDPGSISVVSGPVAPARQTQTGTTTTPESVPGPGGGGTMTTKLELVPASAGKRLGAAVLDWLGPIVVLATTFSIGIAGITQTRKNGFIVYDTGLLVLLGSIGLGVTVVYIFVILGMEAKSGTTVGNKLMGIRSTDADGYAPGAGAVFVRGIITGGLLLLGILASVILSALGLINLVMWIGLPLMVLGAVWAILVVVSNAWDKEGKLRGWQDKAAKALVFDVNAGRNPVTSGGIQGPYSFAPMNLPPVLPVASPVPGGQANSPARVSAPVEAAGTVRPAAAATPPAAVMPPAAVQPSHDPNQWRPPAQPRTPSQATTVQASPAPAPANSATPVASAPQVVPSAPHVVPSAPHVVPSAPHVVPSAPHVVPSAPGAAAHPDDDVERTQMRPGAARALAVLRIRVDDGQDVQLGGSVLLGRNPAPQPGENVEQLLPVSDPGRSISKTHLHLRVDGDGVWVTDRNSTNGSAVTTPDGIQTRLHAGEAVLVRPGSTVHFGDRSFHLGQA from the coding sequence ATGAGCAGTGATGCGGAGCTGTGCCCGGCCTGCAAACACCCAGTCCGCCCTGGGGCCACGTTCTGCACCCAGTGCGGATCGCCTTTGAACAACAGGGGCGCCCGCAGGGAAGGCAACATCAACCACGCCCAAAAGGCCGCGCTGGAAACCGCCAACCGGCAAGGAACGCCCGATCCCGGTAGTATCTCGGTAGTGTCGGGGCCGGTGGCTCCGGCGCGCCAGACGCAAACGGGAACAACAACCACACCGGAGTCAGTTCCGGGTCCAGGGGGAGGCGGCACCATGACCACCAAGCTGGAGTTGGTGCCTGCTTCTGCGGGAAAACGCCTCGGTGCTGCGGTGCTGGACTGGCTGGGCCCCATCGTTGTGCTGGCCACCACTTTTTCCATTGGCATAGCCGGGATCACCCAAACCCGCAAAAACGGATTCATTGTGTACGACACCGGTCTGTTGGTCCTTCTGGGCAGCATCGGACTGGGCGTCACCGTGGTCTACATCTTTGTGATCCTTGGAATGGAAGCCAAGAGCGGCACCACAGTGGGCAACAAGCTCATGGGCATCCGCAGCACTGATGCTGACGGCTATGCGCCCGGTGCAGGGGCAGTCTTCGTCCGGGGAATCATCACCGGCGGTCTGCTTCTGCTGGGTATCCTGGCGTCGGTCATCCTGTCTGCACTGGGTTTGATCAACCTGGTGATGTGGATCGGGCTTCCCTTGATGGTCCTGGGGGCAGTGTGGGCCATCCTGGTGGTGGTCTCCAATGCATGGGATAAAGAGGGCAAGCTGCGCGGTTGGCAGGATAAGGCAGCGAAGGCACTGGTTTTTGATGTCAACGCCGGCCGTAACCCCGTGACCAGCGGCGGTATCCAGGGTCCGTACAGCTTCGCGCCCATGAACCTGCCGCCCGTGCTGCCCGTGGCCTCGCCTGTTCCCGGTGGACAGGCGAACAGCCCTGCCCGGGTATCCGCGCCCGTCGAGGCTGCTGGAACGGTTCGGCCTGCAGCCGCCGCCACGCCCCCCGCTGCAGTCATGCCCCCCGCTGCAGTGCAGCCTTCGCACGACCCCAACCAGTGGCGCCCGCCCGCACAGCCGCGCACGCCGTCCCAAGCCACTACAGTCCAGGCTTCCCCAGCGCCAGCCCCAGCCAATTCGGCCACTCCGGTAGCGTCGGCACCCCAGGTTGTTCCGTCGGCTCCCCACGTTGTTCCGTCGGCTCCCCACGTTGTTCCGTCGGCTCCCCACGTTGTTCCGTCGGCTCCCCACGTTGTTCCGTCGGCTCCGGGCGCGGCAGCCCACCCTGACGACGACGTTGAGCGGACCCAGATGCGGCCCGGTGCTGCGCGGGCCCTGGCCGTCCTGCGTATCAGGGTGGACGACGGCCAGGATGTCCAGCTTGGCGGCTCGGTGCTCCTGGGCCGGAATCCGGCGCCCCAGCCCGGAGAGAACGTGGAGCAGCTCCTGCCCGTGTCCGACCCCGGCCGGTCCATTTCCAAGACGCACCTGCACTTGCGCGTCGACGGCGACGGCGTGTGGGTGACGGACCGCAATTCCACCAACGGGAGCGCAGTCACCACTCCCGATGGCATCCAAACCAGGCTTCACGCCGGTGAGGCTGTCCTGGTCCGCCCCGGATCAACAGTCCACTTCGGAGACCGTTCCTTCCACCTAGGACAAGCATGA
- a CDS encoding PP2C family protein-serine/threonine phosphatase: protein MNSQPATPANTGPVPTGSTYGLSYGYGTDRGLRRELNEDSFIASDPVFAVADGMGGHEAGEIASGMCVRTLGSAPVLSAGVRTASAADLQACLLKADAGIREATGARAGTTLSGVVVVEQMGLPYWLVMNIGDSRTYRLSQGEFSQVSVDHSEVQELVDSGDITPEQAAVHPRRHVVTRALGTGDETEADFWLLPIQEGDRIMVCSDGLNGELGDEHMFRILSTVAHPQDAVDALIQAALRSGGRDNVTVIVVDAKNVMNDAGIATTAPRPEVSSEVEEDTLPRAWVNGVEQTNNADQEDGDER from the coding sequence ATGAATTCACAGCCGGCCACTCCCGCCAACACCGGACCGGTGCCCACTGGTTCAACCTACGGGCTCAGCTACGGGTACGGGACCGACCGAGGCCTGCGGCGGGAGCTGAACGAGGATTCGTTCATCGCCTCGGATCCGGTGTTCGCTGTGGCCGATGGCATGGGCGGTCATGAAGCCGGAGAGATCGCCAGCGGGATGTGCGTGCGCACCTTGGGGAGCGCTCCAGTGCTCTCGGCAGGTGTCCGCACAGCCTCTGCGGCTGATCTTCAGGCCTGCCTGCTGAAGGCGGATGCCGGCATCCGTGAGGCCACCGGCGCAAGAGCGGGCACCACTCTGTCCGGTGTGGTTGTGGTGGAACAAATGGGCCTGCCGTACTGGCTGGTGATGAACATCGGCGATTCCAGGACCTACCGGCTCAGCCAAGGCGAGTTCTCACAGGTCAGCGTCGACCACTCTGAAGTCCAGGAGTTGGTGGACTCGGGCGACATCACTCCTGAGCAGGCCGCGGTCCACCCGCGCCGGCATGTGGTCACCAGGGCGCTGGGTACCGGGGATGAAACCGAAGCCGATTTCTGGTTGTTGCCCATCCAGGAAGGTGACCGGATCATGGTGTGCTCGGATGGGCTCAACGGTGAGCTGGGGGACGAGCACATGTTCCGGATCCTCAGCACCGTGGCGCACCCGCAGGACGCCGTGGACGCACTGATCCAGGCTGCTTTGCGCAGCGGCGGGCGGGACAACGTCACGGTGATTGTGGTGGACGCCAAGAACGTCATGAACGACGCCGGTATCGCCACCACCGCGCCCCGGCCGGAAGTCTCCTCCGAGGTTGAGGAAGACACCCTTCCGCGGGCCTGGGTCAACGGTGTGGAGCAGACGAACAATGCGGACCAGGAGGATGGCGATGAGCGGTAA
- a CDS encoding serine/threonine-protein kinase, giving the protein MSSKRPPAPPPPIPGFKYISLLGSGGFSDVYLYEQDRPRRKVAVKVLLSDLKTEGARRRFESEANLMAQLSSHPYIVTIFEAEITENGHSYLAMEYCSRPSLDVRYRRQRFSVDEVLAVGIQVASAVETAHRAGIVHRDIKPANILVTDYNRPALTDFGISGTIGADTEDDAGMSIPWSPPEQFRGGSVDGVPVDIWALGATLYTLLAGRSPFVLPGQDNSQRELISRITNAPLPRLGRADVPESLELVLATAMAKSSDSRYSSAHAFALALQRIQTELNLSVTPFEVLEEQGHPDEHPDDNVEETRVRSIAAIDPDASGTATTGSAPTFPARTFPSTMPGANRQPAAPQTAPQLPPARFSPPAPQFHTPPAGASGPAEETGESTVLRGWQPSGKQDDVDATVSRSNAPAGATAVEPRPADHGKRNLWLAATGAAVLVVAIVVGVVLGANAQPKAAPTPTSSKPPVDALGDGGVPEVTNLRAEQQSGGGGPALIIFRWDYLELKPGDTFKWRTKSAKSDGPYESTLATNAVVSSTTPSPVCIQVIVVRADGSASPGGPDSIACLDK; this is encoded by the coding sequence TTGAGTTCCAAGCGGCCACCCGCACCACCACCACCCATCCCGGGGTTCAAGTACATCAGTCTCCTGGGATCCGGTGGCTTTTCCGACGTCTACCTTTATGAGCAGGACAGGCCCCGCCGAAAAGTAGCCGTCAAGGTGCTGTTGTCAGACCTGAAGACCGAGGGCGCGCGCCGTCGCTTCGAATCCGAAGCGAACCTGATGGCGCAGTTGTCGTCACACCCTTACATCGTCACGATCTTCGAAGCCGAAATTACCGAAAACGGCCACTCGTACCTGGCCATGGAGTATTGCTCGCGGCCCAGCCTCGATGTCCGCTACCGGCGCCAGCGCTTCAGCGTTGACGAGGTACTCGCTGTCGGCATCCAGGTGGCGTCCGCCGTCGAAACCGCCCACCGGGCAGGCATCGTCCACCGCGACATCAAGCCGGCCAACATCCTGGTGACGGATTACAACCGTCCGGCCCTGACCGACTTCGGCATTTCCGGAACCATCGGCGCGGACACCGAGGACGACGCCGGCATGTCCATTCCGTGGTCCCCGCCGGAGCAGTTCCGCGGAGGCTCGGTGGACGGCGTGCCCGTTGATATCTGGGCGCTGGGAGCAACCCTTTACACCCTGCTGGCGGGGCGTTCCCCGTTCGTCCTCCCGGGACAGGACAACTCGCAGAGGGAACTCATTTCACGCATCACCAATGCGCCCCTTCCGCGGTTGGGACGTGCCGATGTACCGGAGTCCCTGGAACTGGTTTTGGCAACAGCCATGGCGAAGTCGTCGGATTCGCGGTATTCCTCAGCCCACGCCTTTGCGTTGGCGCTTCAACGGATCCAGACGGAACTCAACCTCTCCGTCACACCCTTTGAAGTCCTTGAAGAGCAGGGGCACCCGGATGAACACCCTGATGACAACGTGGAGGAAACCCGGGTCAGGAGCATCGCCGCCATTGACCCGGATGCCTCCGGAACTGCCACCACAGGGTCCGCTCCCACCTTCCCGGCGCGGACGTTCCCGTCCACCATGCCTGGCGCCAACCGGCAGCCCGCAGCGCCGCAAACAGCGCCCCAGCTGCCGCCGGCGCGTTTCAGCCCGCCCGCGCCCCAGTTCCACACTCCGCCCGCCGGAGCCAGCGGCCCTGCGGAGGAAACCGGGGAGTCCACGGTCCTCCGTGGCTGGCAGCCTTCCGGGAAACAGGACGACGTCGACGCCACGGTCAGCCGTTCCAACGCGCCTGCGGGTGCCACGGCAGTTGAGCCCCGGCCGGCAGATCACGGCAAGCGAAACCTCTGGTTGGCAGCAACGGGTGCAGCGGTCCTGGTGGTAGCCATTGTGGTGGGAGTGGTCCTGGGCGCGAATGCCCAACCCAAGGCAGCACCCACCCCCACCAGCAGCAAACCACCCGTGGACGCGCTGGGTGATGGCGGTGTCCCCGAAGTGACCAACTTGCGCGCGGAGCAGCAATCCGGCGGCGGCGGACCCGCACTCATCATTTTCCGGTGGGACTACTTGGAGCTGAAGCCGGGGGACACTTTCAAATGGCGGACAAAGTCGGCCAAGTCCGATGGCCCTTACGAGTCCACGCTCGCCACCAACGCGGTGGTGTCCAGCACCACCCCGTCACCGGTATGCATCCAGGTCATTGTTGTCAGGGCCGACGGATCGGCATCGCCAGGTGGGCCGGATTCCATCGCCTGCCTGGACAAGTAG